From the genome of Bordetella sp. H567, one region includes:
- a CDS encoding CaiB/BaiF CoA transferase family protein, translating to MAFAPLKRFVVLDLSRVRSGPAAVRQFADWGADVIKIEEPSEVKDDKPGGAAKFSDYQNTHRNKRSLTLNLKHPEGKAVFMELVKRADVLVENYRPSVKAKLGIDYASLRAVNPRLVYASISGFGQDGPYADRPGLDQIAQGLGGLMSVTGEADRGPMRAGIPIADLSAGLFAAIGVLIALLEREETGVGRWVQTSLLQAQVWMMDFQATRWLIDGEVPAQSGNDHPTSAPTGVYPTADGYINIAAMGSGMFTRLCEVLELPALVHDPRFVEAGSRVENRADLNRQIIARTRTRTSAEWIERLNAAGVPCGPILSMDGTFDNEQVKHLNMVRHVRHPARGDIAIMAQPVIFGGTEPPEVRPAPETGAQSDEILAWLGMDEARRARLRAAGAI from the coding sequence GTGGCCTTTGCCCCGCTGAAGCGCTTCGTCGTCCTGGACTTGTCCCGGGTCCGTTCCGGTCCCGCGGCCGTGCGGCAGTTCGCCGACTGGGGCGCGGACGTCATCAAGATCGAGGAGCCCAGCGAGGTCAAGGATGACAAGCCGGGCGGCGCCGCCAAGTTCAGCGACTACCAGAACACCCATCGCAACAAGCGCAGCCTGACGCTGAACCTCAAGCATCCGGAAGGCAAGGCCGTATTCATGGAGCTGGTCAAGCGCGCCGACGTGCTGGTCGAAAACTACCGCCCCTCGGTCAAGGCCAAGCTGGGCATCGACTATGCATCCCTGCGCGCCGTGAATCCGCGGCTGGTCTACGCCAGCATTTCGGGCTTCGGCCAGGACGGCCCCTACGCGGATCGCCCCGGGCTGGACCAGATCGCCCAGGGATTGGGCGGCCTGATGTCGGTCACGGGCGAAGCCGATCGCGGCCCCATGCGTGCGGGCATCCCGATCGCCGACTTGAGTGCCGGCCTGTTCGCCGCCATCGGCGTCCTGATCGCGCTGCTGGAGCGCGAGGAAACAGGCGTGGGGCGCTGGGTGCAGACCTCGCTGCTGCAGGCCCAGGTATGGATGATGGATTTCCAGGCGACGCGTTGGCTGATCGACGGCGAAGTGCCCGCGCAGTCGGGCAACGATCACCCCACCAGCGCGCCGACCGGCGTGTATCCCACCGCCGACGGCTATATCAATATCGCCGCCATGGGCTCGGGCATGTTCACGCGCCTGTGCGAGGTGCTGGAGCTGCCGGCGCTGGTCCACGATCCGCGTTTCGTCGAGGCCGGGTCGCGCGTGGAAAACCGTGCGGACCTGAATCGCCAGATCATCGCGCGCACCCGCACCCGCACCAGCGCCGAGTGGATAGAACGCCTGAATGCGGCGGGCGTGCCGTGCGGCCCCATCCTCTCCATGGATGGCACCTTCGACAACGAACAGGTAAAGCACCTGAACATGGTGCGGCATGTGCGCCACCCGGCGCGGGGCGACATCGCCATCATGGCGCAGCCGGTGATTTTCGGCGGCACCGAGCCGCCGGAGGTACGGCCCGCCCCGGAGACCGGCGCGCAGTCCGACGAGATCCTGGCCTGGCTGGGCATGGACGAGGCGCGGCGCGCCCGTTTGCGCGCGGCCGGGGCGATATGA
- a CDS encoding FadR/GntR family transcriptional regulator: MVRSEIPSDAIFGSLARPDNLPDEIAQQIRQKILSQAFEPGQRLPTELELAQLFGVSRNVVREAIARLKLSGYVETRRGVGSFVTAETGQRNFEILPQDLLREEALVQVYQLRVEIEAGAAALAAQQRTDAQLAQLRAALIIADASSDDWREGADTALDFHMAVGKATNNPYFVRLLAHFGHAIGDAVRTLRYGSTGTDRVAQIESEHHRIFDAIAARDSEAARQAMRLHLINGMQRRQALLKGKQQ; the protein is encoded by the coding sequence ATGGTCCGCAGCGAAATCCCGTCCGACGCGATCTTCGGCAGCCTGGCCCGGCCCGATAACCTGCCCGACGAGATCGCGCAGCAGATACGGCAGAAGATCCTGAGCCAGGCCTTCGAGCCCGGCCAGCGCCTGCCGACGGAGCTGGAGCTGGCGCAGCTTTTCGGTGTCAGCCGCAACGTCGTGCGCGAGGCGATCGCACGGCTCAAGCTGTCCGGCTATGTCGAGACGCGCCGTGGGGTGGGCAGCTTCGTGACGGCGGAGACGGGCCAGCGCAATTTCGAGATCCTGCCGCAGGACCTGCTGCGCGAGGAAGCCCTGGTACAGGTCTACCAGCTGCGGGTGGAAATCGAGGCCGGCGCCGCGGCGCTGGCGGCGCAGCAGCGCACGGACGCGCAGCTGGCGCAGCTGCGCGCCGCGCTGATCATCGCCGATGCGTCCAGCGACGACTGGCGCGAAGGCGCGGATACGGCGCTGGACTTTCACATGGCGGTGGGCAAGGCCACCAACAATCCGTACTTCGTGCGGCTGCTCGCGCATTTCGGCCATGCGATCGGCGACGCCGTGCGCACGCTGCGCTACGGCAGTACCGGCACCGACCGCGTGGCACAGATCGAAAGCGAGCACCACCGGATATTCGACGCGATCGCCGCCCGCGACAGCGAGGCCGCGCGCCAGGCCATGCGCCTGCACCTGATCAACGGCATGCAGCGCCGCCAGGCGCTGCTGAAGGGAAAACAGCAATGA